In Actinoplanes octamycinicus, the genomic window CGCGCTCCACCTCGCCGCCGAAGTCGGCGTGCCCCGGGGTGTCGATGATGTTGATGACGACCGGCGCGCCCTCGGCCGGCTGGTAGCTGATCGCGGTGTTCTTGGCGAGAATGGTGATGCCCTTTTCCCGCTCCAGGTCCATGGAGTCCATGGCGCGCTCGGCCATCTCTCCACGTGCGTGGGACTGACCGCCCTGTCGGAGCATGGCGTCGACCAGGGTGGTTTTGCCATGGTCGACGTGAGCGATGATGGCGACATTACGGAGGTCGGTGCGGGTCTGCATAACCCCATTGTCCCCGGTTCAGGTTGCCGTTCGTGACACGGGGTCAAGTCCGGAACCTTGGCATCCTTTGGGCGGTTTGCCGGTCACCACGCCGTGATCTTCAGTTGTTAGCGTTCTTCTTCGATGTCTCTACGGGGGAGGACTTCGTCGATGAAGGTGCGGTTGTTGGCCGCGGCGGCGGTGCTGGTGATCGCCGCCGGCTGCGGTTTCGGTGGCGGGGACGACGACAAGGCGTCCGGCTCGGCGCCGACGGTGGCGGTGACCTCCGAGTCGCCGGTCCCGGAGGAGTCACCCACCCCGGAGCCGGAGGAGCCGACCGAGGTGCCCACGCCGAAGCCGTCGAAGACCAGCGCCAAGCCGAAGAAGACCACGTCGTCGCCGGAGCCGACCGGTCCGGTGAACAACTTCCAGGCGGCGTCCTGCACCAAGGCGCCGAGCGTGAAGAACGTCTCGAAGGCCAAGGCGAAGGCGGCCCTGAACGCGGCGGCCACCAAGACCTACTGGCCCGGCTCGGCGCCCACCCTGAAGGTGCCGGCCGACCTGATCCGCTCGGTCGCCTGGCACGAGAGCGGCTGGCAGTCGGCGATCGAGAACTGTGACGGCGGTTACGGCCTGATGCAGGTCATGCCGGACACCGAGGCGTTCATCAACCAGCGCTTCGAGCAGTCCTACGACTACAAGGACTACAAGCAGAACGCGGTCATCGGGGCCAACCAGCTGGCCTGGCTGACCAAGTACTTCGGCGAGAAGTACTTCAAGAAGAACTACGACCTGAGCACTTCGAAGTGCAAGACCGACGCCTCGCCGTGCCTGCTGAACCTGGTGATCGACGGCTACAACATGGGCTACGGCACCACCGAGGAGGCGTACCTGGACGGCAAGCGGCTCTCCAACCCGAAGTACGTCCACGTCGTGCGGGCGAACATGCGCTCCTGCTTCTGCGACAACTACTGATCCGGGGTGGTCCCGGGGCTGCCGGGACCGCGAGCTACACTGGTCAGCGGACCCGAGACCCCGCTTACCCAGCCGTTTTGACCCTCTCGTCACAGCGGTAGTAAGGTCTCGGGGTTGTCGTGTGTCGTTGATGCTGGCGAGCTGCGTTTTTTCTCGGCCCGCAGCTCACCCTAAGGAGCCTTACCCGATGCCTCCCAAGAAGAAGACCCATGAGGTAACCCTCGCGCTTGAGGCGGGTAACGCCGCGATGGTCGACCTCGGTAAGATGCTCGGTCCGACCGGTGCCAACATGCGTGCCGTCAAGGTCGAGTACGACGAGGCCACCGCGAAGAACCGGGGCGAGATCATCCCGGTCATCGTGTCGGTCTACGAGGACCGTAGCCACACGCTGGCCTACAAGACCCCGCCGACGAGCTTCCTGATCCGCAAGGCTCTGGGGATCCAGTCGGGCGCGTCGAACCCGCTGACCCAGACCGTCGGCACGCTCAGCGCGCAGCAGGTCAAGGAGATCGCCGAGCGCAAGCTCCCCGACCTCAACGCGAACGACATGGACGCCGCGATTCAGATCGTGAGCGGCACCGCGCGTTCGATGGGCGTCAAGGTCGCCTCCTGATCATCAGGATCTGAGAACGGCCCCGGACCTCGGTCCGGGGCCGTTCTTCTGTCCGGCCGTTTCTCGATTCGGGTCGTTCGCCGCCGCGGGCTTCCGATCCGCTGGTCAGCAGACCGCGACGTTTCCGGTACGCCGTGAGCGCACCCGCCGTCAGCGGGCCTTCGGCGAGATCACCTCGTCCAGCAGCCCGTACTCCAGGGCCTCCGTCGCGTTCAGGCTCCGCCCCACGGACAGGTCGTCCTCGACCCGGCTGCGCGGCTTCCCGGTCACCTCGGCCAGCCGGACCACGACCTCCTCCAGCTCCCGCAGGTGCTGGCCGGCCGCGGCCGCCACCTCGTCGGCGGTCCCGTTCACCCCGGCCGCCCGGGGCTCGGCCAGCTTGAACCGGGCGTGCCGGTAACCGGCGCGGCGGTCGGCGGCGGCCAGCACGGCCAGCGCCGCCCCGCCCGCCTCCGCGGTGACCAGCACGTGCACCGGCGACACCAGGGCGTCGATCACGTCGACCACGGCGAGCGCGGCGCTCAGCTCGCCGCCCGGGCAGGCCACGTGCAGCTGGATCGGGGCCTGACCGGCCGCGTCCAGGGTGAGCAGCGCGGCCGAGATGCCGGTCGCCACGTCGCTGGTCAGCTGGCCACGGATCATCACGATCCGCTGGTCGAAGAGCCGCTCCTCGAGCCAGCCGGGGAACGCCGGGCCGGTCTCCGGCGGCTGGGGCGGCTGCACCGGGAAACCCCATCGGGACGGATCATGTCGCAGGTTCACCAGGCGGCCTCCACGTCATCTCCGGTCTCCCGCCAGCCTACGTGGGAAAGCCGCCGGTGACCGGAATCCGCCGGGCCAGGTGATCACCCGGGCGGGCCGGGGAGACCCGTGTCACAGGGCGAAGCCACCGTCGTGCAACCTGGGACGGCTGGGACACGTCAGGGAGGTGTGACAGCGAAGGAGGACTCGTGAGAAGCGAGCGCGACGAGCAGTTCCACCGCTTCGTGGTGTCCCGGAGATCCAGCCTGGTGCGCACTGCCACTCTGCTCACGGCGGGCGACGCCCATCTGGCGGAAGACCTGGTCCAGTCGGTTCTGACCAAGCTCTACGTGGCCTGGCCGGCGTTCCAGCGGGCGGACAATCCGGACGGCTATCTACGCCGGGTGATGGTCAACGCGTTGACCGACGAGCGGCGGCGCTGGTGGCGCCGGCGGGAGGAGACGATGGCAGACGTGCCGGACCTTCCCGCGGCGGAACCGGGAATCACCGGGGAGGTGGCCGACGGATTGCGCGCGGCCCTGCGGCAACTTCCCCCACGCATGCGGGCGGCGCTGGTCTTCCGCTACTTCTACGACCTCGACGTCGCTGACACCGCCGACGCCCTCGGCTGCTCCGAGGGCACGGTGAAGAGCCAGACGGCCCGGGCGCTGGACCGGCTCCGGGACGTCATCGGTCCATCGCTGACATCCGCCTACCGCTGAAAAGGCATAGCCATGACCACTTTGCGTGACCAGCTCGCCGACCTTGCCGGGTCGCCGGGCGAACCCACCACCGTCCAGGCCGACGCCGACCTGGCCCGCGGCCGCGCCGCCCTGCGCCGCCGCCGGGTCCTGCAGTCGGCCACCGGCTCCGCCCTCGTGGTCGCGGTCGCCGCCGCGGCCGTCGGCCTGACCTCCGGGACCGGGCCGGCCGGCAGCGCGCCGCAGGCCGGCGCCACGGTCGCCGCGACCACCGCCGCCGCCGGGAAGGCCTCGTTCGAGCTGGTCTCCTACACCGGCAAGCAGCCCGCCGGCTTCTCGGTCGACAAGGTCCCGGCCGGCTGGGAGGTGCAGGGCGTCACCGAGGGCTTCATGACCCTGGCCCCGGTCGGCGCCAAGCCGCGCAACAGCGCGGTGCCGCAGGGCGACGTGGCCGACACCGACGCCAACAGCTTCGTCGGCAAGGTCGCCGTGATGCTGCAGTCGGTCGACGAGCACGGCAAGATGCCCGGCAAGCCGGAGAAGGTCACGGTCGGCGACAAGACCGGCTACTTCGTCAAGCGGCCCGGCACCGGTGACGGGATCACCCTCTTCATCAAGCAGCCGAACGGCATCAACCTGGAGATCCAGGTGTGGGACGGCATCGGCTGGTCCCGCGACCAGATCGTCGAGTTCGCCGCCGGCGTCCACGTGAACCCGAACGCCCAGCAGGGCCGCGGCTGACCGGGCACCACCGACGAGGCGCCGGATCCGGACGCGCCAATCGCCCGGATCCGGCGCCTACTACGTCTACCACTCGCGCGCACCTCGCTCTCCCGGCCGCGGGTGTGGTTACCCGGTCCCCACCAGGGAGCGCACGTCCCAGATCTCCACGCCGCCGATCAGCTGTGGCTTGCCCAGCGCGTCGGTCAGCGTGGCGCGCAGCGCCGCCGCGTTCTGTGCCCGCGGGATCAGCACCACCACGGCGGCCCGCCAGTACACCAGGTCGGCGCGGATCCGCTCCCGCTCGGCATCGCTGATCACCGGGCGCAGGCCGGTCGCCTGGACCATGGTGAGCAGCTCGGACGTCGGCCGGGCCGGGGCGCGCCAGGAACCGGTGTGGTTGTCCGGCGGGTCGGCCGGGCCCATGAAGTAGCCGCGCGGGACGGCGAAGTCCAGGTTCTGCAGGGTGGCCCAGCGCTGCGCGGTGCGCCCGGTGGTCACCTCGGGCAGCGGCACCGGGACCAGGGTCCGGCCCTCCGGCACGTACTGCTTCCAGATGCCGGCGGTGAGGAACTCGGGCAGCGGATCGCCCTGGATCGTCGGGACCGGCTTGGGGAAGAGCGGGACCAGCGCCAGCGTCATGCCGATCCAGAACCGGCGGCGGCGCACCGGCGAGGAGCCGTCGATCCGGTCGGCGGCCAGCGCCAGCAGGATCCCGGCGATGATGGCCGGCACCATGGCGAACCGGGTGACGCTCACCAGGTCAATCACCGGGATGTGGCTGATCAGGCCGAACGGCAGCGGGATCGCGGTCTTGACGCCGCCGATCTGCAGGCGCGGGCCCATCGAGGCGAGCAGCAGGACCAGCCCGGCGATCGCCGCGGACCGGGCCGCCGCGTTCTGCCAGAGCATCCGCAGCGCCACCACGATCATGAGCAGGCCGACCGGGCCGAAGAACGTGTTGTCCTCGGTGGCGCTCACGCTCAGCCGCTGGGTCACCGCCTCGATCCCGGCCACCGACTGCCGCGGGTAGGCGCCCAGCGCCAGCAGGTCGGTGACGAAGTCGGTCGGCGCGAACGGCTGCCCGTGGTAGTTGCCCGGGGCGAAGAACTGGTACCACAGCGGATAGCCGGCCAGCGCCAGCGAAACCCCGGCGGCCACCCCGAGCCCGGCCAGGAACCGCCGCGCCACCGCCCGCACCTCGGCCGGCCGCATGATCGCGTAGGACAGCACGAAGACGCCCAGGGTGAGCGCGGTGAAGAGCAGCGTCTCCTCGTTGATGAAGATCTGCAGCAGGATCAGCAGGCCCAGGGTGATCCCGCCACGCACCGCCCGGCCCGGCTCGCGCAGCCGCAGCACCTGCCAGACGATGAACGGCACCAGGTACTGGTTGACGAAGTTCAGATGGCCGTTGGCGTGCGAGATCATCGTCGGCCCGAAGCCGCACCACAGCGCGCCGACCAGCGCGGCCCGCCGGCTGCGCACCAGGTGCCGGGCGAACAACCAGTACCAGGCCGCCGCGGTGCCGGCCAGCCCGAAGGTCAGGATGATCGCGACCGTGACGCCGCCGCCGAGGAAGTGGGTGACCGGGGCGAGCGGCAGGCTCAACGCGAGGATCGCGGTGTTCGCCATCATGTTGACGCCGACCGGCGCGTTCAGATGGTCCTCGAAGAACGGCGGCGCCCCGTCGAAGACCACCCGCTCGCCGTGCGCCAGCATGAACAGGAAGATCCCGTGGTCGTCGTCGTTCCCGTCGAGCACCCGCCCGTTCGGGTCGATCCACAGCCGGATCATCACCAGCACGGCGAGGGCCAGGAAGCCCAGCAGCGCCCAGAGATCGGTCCGCCGCCACCCGGTGAACCCGGTCCGGGCCTCGGTGGCGACCGCCCCGTCCCGCTGCTCGAGCATCTCCTCCGCCGCACGCACCGTCCGGATTCTGCCAGAGCCACCTGGGCTCTCCGGAGCAACCCGGGCAGGCGGCCCCCCACGGTGTGAGGTGCGCTGACCGGCCGCTTGCCGGTTCACACACCCGCGTGACGGTACGACCGGAGCAGCCGCCCGCGATGACGCGGCGTCCCGTGCGGCGCGTGGCCCGGGCGCCGCGGTCGTACCGGAAAGCGGGTCGGGAAAGGACCGGCAGCGGCCGTGCGCCGCCGGTCCTCCCGTGCTCAGTGATGACGCCGGCGGGGGGCCGTCGCCAGACGGACCGAGCGGCGCCGGCTCTCCACCGCCACCTCCCGGTGCAGCTTGCGCCAGCTGGCCAGCCGGCGCGGCGGCAGCGAGCCGTCGGCGAGCGCGGCCTGCACCGCGCACCCCGGCTCGGCGTCGTGCCCGCAGTCGTCGAACCGGCACCGCCCGGCCAGCTCGGCGACGTCGGCGAACGCCCGGTCCAGCCCGGACCCGGTGTCCAGCAGGCCGACACCCCGGATGCCCGGGGTGTCCACGACGCAGCCGCCACCCGGGATGGTGATCAGATTCCGGTACGCCGTGGTGTGCCGGCCTTTGCCGTCCGCGTCGCGGATCGCCTGCACCGGCATGACCGGCGTGCCGGCCAGGGCGTTGGCCAGCGTCGACTTGCCGGCGCCGGACCGGCCGAGCAGGGCCAGGGTGCGGCCCGGGGTGACGAACTCGCGGAGCCGGTCGAGGCCGCAGCCGTGGTGCACGCTGACCGGGACGACCGGGACGCCCGGGGCCAGCTCGGCGAGCTGCCGGGCCACCGCCTCCGGCGTCCGGGTGGTGTCGCTCTTGGTCAGCACCAGCAGCGGCTCGGCGCCGGACTCCCAGGCCAGGGCGAGCAGGCGCTCCACCCGGGCGTCGCTGGGCTCGGGGAAGATCGGCTCGACCACCGCGACGGTGTCCATGTTGGCGGCGAGCACCTGGCCGGAGGCGTCCTTGCCGGCGGTGCGGCGGATCAGTGTGGTGCGCCGGCGGAGCACCAGCTCGAGGGTGACCCGGCGGTCGGGCCAGGTGCGCAGCACCACCCAGTCGCCGGCACAGGGCAGCAGGGCCGGGTCGCGGGCCGCCTCGAGCAGCGCGCTGCCGCCCAGGCTGGCGCGGGTGACGCCGGTCGCGGTGAGGACGGTGCTGATCCCGCGGTCGGCGCGGAGCACCCGGCCGGGGACGGTGTCGGGGCGGTCACAGGGACGGAACGAGGATGCGAAGAACTCGTCCCAGCCGAGCTGGGACAGGTCGAACGACGACATGGGAACCCTTTACGGTCGAGTAGGGGCGAAGGCCCCCGGGTGAAGGGACGCGAGAACGACGAACAGCACGTGCCTCACCTCCTCCGCGGGTTCGATCTGGCGGCGCGTCTCGGGATCGACCGTACGGTCCGGGTCAGCACCGCGAAAGTGAATTCCCCTGGCCTGTGGACAACGGCCCGGGCGCTAGTGTCATTGCTGTGACTATCGACCCGCTGGTCCTGATGACCGACGTGGAGCAGGCCACCGAGACGCTGCTGCGGGCCGTCGAGGGCTTCGACGACGGGGTGGTCGGCGAGCCGTCCGCACTGCCCGGCTGGACCGTCGGCCACGTGCTGACCCATCTGGCGCGCAACGCGGACGCCCTGACCAACCTGCTCACCTGGGCACGGACCGGGGTGGAGACGCCGGCCTACGCGTCCCGCGAGGCCCGTGACGCGGCGATCGAGGCCGGCGCCGGGCGACCCCTCGACGAGCAGATCGCCGACCTGCGGGCCGCGCACGAGCGGTTCGCCGACGCGGCCGCGGCGATGCCGGCCACGGCGTGGACGTTCACGTACCCGGCGATGGTCCCGTCCGCGGCCGTGGTGCCGTGGGCCCGGCTGCGCGAGGTCGAGGTGCACCACGTCGACCTGGGCCGCGGCTACACCCCGGTGGACTGGACCGACGCGTTCGCGCTGCGGTTGCTCCGGGAGATCGCCGGTGACCTGCCGGCCTCGGCGCCGGCCATGGTGCTGCACCCGGCCGGGGTGGAGCACCCGCTCGTGATCGGCTCGGCGGACGGCCCGGCGATCGGCGGCCCGACCCGCTCGCTCGCGGCCTGGCTGGCCGGCCGGGCCGACGGCGCCGACCTGACCGTCTCGCCGGACGGCGAGCTGCCCCAGCCCGTGCGGTGGAAGTGAGGCTGCGATGACCACGGAGTACACCGGCGAGGCCCCCGGCACCCGGGACCTGGGCGGCGGGCTGACCCTGACCAAGGTGTCGGTCGGCCCGATGGACAACAACGCGTACCTGTTGACCGCCGGCCCCGAGCAGCTGCTGATCGACGCCGCCAACGACGCCCCCGAGCTGCTGAAACTCATCGGCGACGGCGGGCTGGCCACGGTGGTGACCACGCACCGGCACCGGGACCACTGGTTCGCGCTGGCCGAGGTGGTCGAGGCGACCGGGGCGGCGTCGCTGGCGCACGAGGCGGACGCCGGCGAGCTGCCGGTGGTCACCCGCACCCTGCGGGACGGCGACACGGTCACCGTCGGCGGGCACACCCTGGAGGTGATCCACGTGGTGGGTCACACGCCCGGGTCGATCGTGCTGGCGTACCGGGAGCCGGACGGCGGCCGGGCACACCTGTTCACCGGCGACAGCCTCTTCCCGGGCGGGGTGGGCAACACCCGGGGCGTCAAGGAGCACTTCGACTCCCTGATCAACGACGTGGAGCGCAAACTCTTCGACCGCTTCCCGGACGACACCTGGTTCTACCCGGGCCACGGCAAGGACTCGACCCTCGGCGCCGAGCGCCCGCACCTGGCGGAGTGGCGCGACCGCGGCTGGTGACCGGGCTCGCGACGCCGCGACCGGCTGACCGGACCGAGGTCACCGGGTCGTTGTCCCGCCCGGCCGGTTCGGACGTCGCCGGCCGGCTCGGCGCGTCGGTGATCCGCCGGCCACGCGGGCTCCGGGCGTACCGGAAGAGGGGTTGAGAGAGCGGGCGGACCTCGCGCGTGCCGGCGGCCCGGTCATGAGCGGACCGCGGGGCCGTGGGCAGGTCGATAGGCTGGATGTCTCGCTGGGCGAGGGTGATCTGCGTCGCTGCCGGTGGGGTCACCCGCGGGAGGGACCTTGCGGCGTCCGTTCTGCGGGAATGTCCGGCATGTGGGCGGCGCTGCACCTGGGCGCACGGAAATTGTCATACCCCGTCGCTAGAGTGTTCGCCGTCTTTCAAACACTTGTACGGAGAGGCTAGTAGTGGCCGACCGACTGACTATTCGTGGCGCTCGCGAGCACAACCTGCGCGACGTCAACCTCGACTTGCCCCGCGACGCCATGATCGTCTTTACCGGTCTCTCCGGTTCGGGCAAGTCCAGCCTCGCCTTCGACACGATCTTCGCCGAGGGCCAGCGGCGTTATGTGGAGTCCCTCTCGTCGTACGCCCGGCAGTTCCTCGGACAGATGGACAAGCCGGACGTCGACTTCATCGAGGGTCTCTCCCCGGCCGTCTCGATCGACCAGAAGTCGACGAGCCGCAACCCGCGCTCGACCGTCGGCACCATCACCGAGGTCTACGACTACCTTCGTCTGCTCTTCGCCCGCACCGGCATCCCGCACTGCCCGGTCTGCGGTGAGCGGATCAGCCGGCAGACCCCGCAGCAGATCGTCGACCGGGTGCTGGCGATGCCCGAGGGCACCCGGTTCATGGTGCTCGCCCCGGTGGTCCGCGGCCGCAAGGGTGAGTATGTCGACCTCTTCGCCGAGCTGCAGGCCAAGGGCTACGCGCGGGCCCGGGTGGACGGGGTGGTCCACCCGCTGACCGAGCCGCCGAAGCTGAAGAAGCAGGAGAAGCACACCATCGAGGTGGTGGTCGACCGGCTCAGCGTCAAGGCGAGCAGCAAGCAGCGGCTCACCGACTCGGTGGAGGCCACCCTGGGGCTGGCCGGCGGCATCGTCCTGCTCGACTTCGTCGACCTGCCGGAGGACGACCCGGAGCGCGAGCGCCGCTTCTCCGAGCACCTGGCCTGTCCGAACGATCACCCGCTGGCGATCGAGGACCTGGAGCCCCGGGTCTTCTCCTTCAACGCGCCCTACGGCGCCTGCCCGGAGTGCACCGGCCTCGGGACGAAAAAGGAGGTCGACCCCGAGCTGATCATCCCGGACGAGGAGAAGAGCCTTCGCGAGGGCGCGATCCAGCCGTGGTCCGGCGGCACCACCCAGGAGTACTTCCTCCGGCTGCTGGAGGCGCTGGCCAAGGCCGAGGGCTTCAAGCTGGACACCCCGTGGCGGGCACTGCCCAGCGCCGTGCAGAAGACCATCCTGTACGGCGCCGAGGACCAGGTGCACGTCCGCTACCGCAACAAGTACGGGCGGGAGCGCTCCTACTACACCGGCTTCGAGGGCGTGGTGCAGTGGATCGAGCGCCGGCACAACGACACCGAGAGTGACTGGTCGCGCGACAAGTACGAGGGCTACATGCGCGACGTGCCCTGCTCGGTCTGCGGCGGCGCCCGGCTCAAGCCGGAGGTGCTCGCGGTCACCGTGGCCGGCAAGAGCATCGCCGAGGTCTGCAACCTGTCCGTCGGCGAGTGTGCCGAGCTGCTGGCCGGCATCGAGCTCGACGACCGGCAGAAGATGATCGCCGAGCGGGTGCTCAAGGAGATCAACGCCCGGCTGCGCTTCCTGGTCGACGTCGGCCTGGACTACCTGTCGCTGGACCGCGGCGCCGGCACCCTGTCCGGCGGCGAGGCGCAGCGCATCCGGCTCGCCACCCAGATCGGCTCCGGCCTGGTCGGCGTGCTCTACGTGCTGGACGAGCCGTCGATCGGGCTGCACCAGCGGGACAACCACCGGCTGATCGAGACCCTGGTCCGGCTGCGCAACCTGGGCAACACGCTGATCGTGGTGGAGCACGACGAGGACACCATCCGGACCGCCGACTGGATCGTCGACATCGGTCCGGGGGCGGGTGAGCACGGCGGCC contains:
- a CDS encoding transglycosylase SLT domain-containing protein, encoding MKVRLLAAAAVLVIAAGCGFGGGDDDKASGSAPTVAVTSESPVPEESPTPEPEEPTEVPTPKPSKTSAKPKKTTSSPEPTGPVNNFQAASCTKAPSVKNVSKAKAKAALNAAATKTYWPGSAPTLKVPADLIRSVAWHESGWQSAIENCDGGYGLMQVMPDTEAFINQRFEQSYDYKDYKQNAVIGANQLAWLTKYFGEKYFKKNYDLSTSKCKTDASPCLLNLVIDGYNMGYGTTEEAYLDGKRLSNPKYVHVVRANMRSCFCDNY
- a CDS encoding uL11 family ribosomal protein, with the translated sequence MPPKKKTHEVTLALEAGNAAMVDLGKMLGPTGANMRAVKVEYDEATAKNRGEIIPVIVSVYEDRSHTLAYKTPPTSFLIRKALGIQSGASNPLTQTVGTLSAQQVKEIAERKLPDLNANDMDAAIQIVSGTARSMGVKVAS
- a CDS encoding ATP-dependent Clp protease proteolytic subunit; its protein translation is MNLRHDPSRWGFPVQPPQPPETGPAFPGWLEERLFDQRIVMIRGQLTSDVATGISAALLTLDAAGQAPIQLHVACPGGELSAALAVVDVIDALVSPVHVLVTAEAGGAALAVLAAADRRAGYRHARFKLAEPRAAGVNGTADEVAAAAGQHLRELEEVVVRLAEVTGKPRSRVEDDLSVGRSLNATEALEYGLLDEVISPKAR
- a CDS encoding SigE family RNA polymerase sigma factor; translation: MRSERDEQFHRFVVSRRSSLVRTATLLTAGDAHLAEDLVQSVLTKLYVAWPAFQRADNPDGYLRRVMVNALTDERRRWWRRREETMADVPDLPAAEPGITGEVADGLRAALRQLPPRMRAALVFRYFYDLDVADTADALGCSEGTVKSQTARALDRLRDVIGPSLTSAYR
- the rsgA gene encoding ribosome small subunit-dependent GTPase A, producing the protein MSSFDLSQLGWDEFFASSFRPCDRPDTVPGRVLRADRGISTVLTATGVTRASLGGSALLEAARDPALLPCAGDWVVLRTWPDRRVTLELVLRRRTTLIRRTAGKDASGQVLAANMDTVAVVEPIFPEPSDARVERLLALAWESGAEPLLVLTKSDTTRTPEAVARQLAELAPGVPVVPVSVHHGCGLDRLREFVTPGRTLALLGRSGAGKSTLANALAGTPVMPVQAIRDADGKGRHTTAYRNLITIPGGGCVVDTPGIRGVGLLDTGSGLDRAFADVAELAGRCRFDDCGHDAEPGCAVQAALADGSLPPRRLASWRKLHREVAVESRRRSVRLATAPRRRHH
- a CDS encoding maleylpyruvate isomerase family mycothiol-dependent enzyme: MTIDPLVLMTDVEQATETLLRAVEGFDDGVVGEPSALPGWTVGHVLTHLARNADALTNLLTWARTGVETPAYASREARDAAIEAGAGRPLDEQIADLRAAHERFADAAAAMPATAWTFTYPAMVPSAAVVPWARLREVEVHHVDLGRGYTPVDWTDAFALRLLREIAGDLPASAPAMVLHPAGVEHPLVIGSADGPAIGGPTRSLAAWLAGRADGADLTVSPDGELPQPVRWK
- a CDS encoding MBL fold metallo-hydrolase — translated: MTTEYTGEAPGTRDLGGGLTLTKVSVGPMDNNAYLLTAGPEQLLIDAANDAPELLKLIGDGGLATVVTTHRHRDHWFALAEVVEATGAASLAHEADAGELPVVTRTLRDGDTVTVGGHTLEVIHVVGHTPGSIVLAYREPDGGRAHLFTGDSLFPGGVGNTRGVKEHFDSLINDVERKLFDRFPDDTWFYPGHGKDSTLGAERPHLAEWRDRGW
- the uvrA gene encoding excinuclease ABC subunit UvrA, with the protein product MADRLTIRGAREHNLRDVNLDLPRDAMIVFTGLSGSGKSSLAFDTIFAEGQRRYVESLSSYARQFLGQMDKPDVDFIEGLSPAVSIDQKSTSRNPRSTVGTITEVYDYLRLLFARTGIPHCPVCGERISRQTPQQIVDRVLAMPEGTRFMVLAPVVRGRKGEYVDLFAELQAKGYARARVDGVVHPLTEPPKLKKQEKHTIEVVVDRLSVKASSKQRLTDSVEATLGLAGGIVLLDFVDLPEDDPERERRFSEHLACPNDHPLAIEDLEPRVFSFNAPYGACPECTGLGTKKEVDPELIIPDEEKSLREGAIQPWSGGTTQEYFLRLLEALAKAEGFKLDTPWRALPSAVQKTILYGAEDQVHVRYRNKYGRERSYYTGFEGVVQWIERRHNDTESDWSRDKYEGYMRDVPCSVCGGARLKPEVLAVTVAGKSIAEVCNLSVGECAELLAGIELDDRQKMIAERVLKEINARLRFLVDVGLDYLSLDRGAGTLSGGEAQRIRLATQIGSGLVGVLYVLDEPSIGLHQRDNHRLIETLVRLRNLGNTLIVVEHDEDTIRTADWIVDIGPGAGEHGGQIVHSGTVEGLLANENSPTGAYLSGRKAIPLPATRRPQTPGREVVVHGAREHNLRNLTVPFPLGQLIAVTGVSGSGKSTLVNDILHTVMANQINGARQVPGRHTRVTGLEHVDKVVGVDQSPIGRTPRSNPATYTGVFDHVRKLFAETAEAKVRGYGPGRFSFNVKGGRCENCSGDGTIKIEMNFLPDVYVPCEVCKGARYNRETLEVHYKGKTISEVLEMPIEEAAGFFEALPAIHRHLRTLVDVGLGYVRLGQPATTLSGGEAQRVKLASELQKRSTGRTVYVLDEPTTGLHFEDIRKLLIVLNGLVDKGNTVITIEHNLDVIKTADWLIDMGPEGGSKGGLVLAAGTPEELAEVPESHTGQFLRHVLGLSGEAAGSPAAVARAAKANGEKASATKAAGTKARATRSRAKAAV